A part of Candidatus Melainabacteria bacterium genomic DNA contains:
- a CDS encoding response regulator: protein MPKILIADDEPSLRLLVRATLSANKSFEIIESSDGTETLSKAQSEMPDLILLDVMMPGLSGFEVCERLKNDSKTKKITIIMLTAKGQQSDRDWAISVGTDYFLTKPFSPIELFNLIEKILLKSNSDKQTKTS from the coding sequence ATGCCAAAGATATTAATTGCAGATGATGAACCTTCTTTAAGGCTTTTGGTAAGAGCTACCTTAAGTGCTAACAAGTCTTTTGAAATTATTGAATCATCTGATGGAACTGAAACTTTGTCAAAAGCTCAAAGTGAAATGCCTGATTTAATCTTGCTTGACGTAATGATGCCAGGATTAAGTGGCTTTGAGGTTTGTGAAAGACTAAAGAATGATTCCAAGACAAAAAAAATTACTATAATTATGCTTACAGCAAAAGGCCAACAATCTGATCGTGATTGGGCAATCTCAGTAGGAACAGATTACTTCTTAACAAAGCCTTTTAGTCCTATTGAATTATTTAATTTAATTGAAAAAATATTGTTAAAATCAAATAGTGATAAACAAACAAAAACCTCATAA
- a CDS encoding RNA methyltransferase codes for MINKQKPHKEALLEITSRQNSIYKKLKKISKEKTNLIFIEGRKLLIEAINSPIKLTEVYLDKKNKDLYLNILNTKKHDLIFINNELLSSLYNTESKPTQDDLVIALAQRPTFELSNLFTDEKNLIFLENIQNPGNLGLVIREALAFGAGGVILSSNSVDPYSSKVVRSSAGALFNLPVVSLKDIDNLKKIVKEKKYKIIATSSKKGKAIQELDLNQPLLYLFGNEGRGLSQELLEIADEVVTIPHSGKVESLNLGVAVSIVLWVAFYQ; via the coding sequence GTGATAAACAAACAAAAACCTCATAAAGAAGCACTTTTAGAAATAACAAGCAGGCAAAATTCTATATATAAGAAATTAAAAAAAATCTCCAAGGAGAAAACTAATTTAATTTTTATAGAAGGTAGAAAATTACTAATCGAAGCTATAAACAGTCCTATTAAACTTACAGAGGTTTATCTTGATAAAAAAAACAAGGACTTGTATTTAAATATTTTAAATACTAAGAAGCATGATTTAATTTTTATTAATAATGAACTTTTATCTTCTTTATATAACACTGAAAGTAAGCCTACTCAAGATGACTTAGTTATTGCACTTGCTCAAAGACCTACTTTTGAATTATCTAATTTATTTACGGATGAAAAAAATTTAATCTTTCTAGAAAACATTCAAAATCCTGGTAACTTAGGATTAGTAATAAGGGAAGCATTAGCATTCGGAGCTGGTGGAGTAATTTTATCGAGTAACTCAGTTGACCCATATAGTTCAAAAGTAGTTCGTTCCAGTGCTGGTGCTTTATTTAATTTACCAGTAGTAAGTCTTAAAGACATTGATAATCTTAAGAAGATTGTAAAGGAAAAAAAATATAAAATCATAGCAACAAGCTCTAAAAAAGGTAAAGCAATTCAAGAACTAGACTTAAACCAGCCTCTTCTTTATTTATTTGGAAATGAAGGAAGAGGTCTTTCGCAAGAATTATTAGAAATAGCAGATGAAGTAGTTACAATACCTCACAGTGGTAAAGTAGAATCTTTAAATTTGGGAGTTGCTGTAAGTATAGTATTATGGGTTGCATTTTATCAATAG
- the ruvX gene encoding Holliday junction resolvase RuvX has translation MGCILSIDYGLKRIGLAISDENKSFAFPYGVIENKEINYVISHINKIIIEKDVELIIIGMAYNMDKSKGKMANNIEAFIKKLKTQINISIQTIDERLSSFIAEENLREAGLSSKEIKSKIDVEASRLLLEEYLKQNSLEKKEKIRLYLGYAPGKTTALNGIILRALGANLKVKIILFSKCPENTSESKIYEILKLQFPYHFDFFFAGTSRIRDDGSFRFFGDPDGWTLNDQLKLDQGIKQFSIDIASGKYDVLCIDEITDLLYHKEQRISEKIATPIFKSLNPKTSLIVTGHLCPDWLVDMASTVVKGKAYKHYKGYTKGIEW, from the coding sequence ATGGGTTGCATTTTATCAATAGACTATGGATTAAAAAGAATTGGACTTGCAATTTCTGACGAGAATAAGTCTTTTGCTTTTCCTTATGGAGTAATTGAAAATAAAGAAATAAATTATGTGATTTCTCATATAAATAAAATAATCATTGAAAAAGATGTAGAGTTGATTATTATTGGCATGGCCTACAATATGGATAAATCAAAGGGCAAAATGGCTAACAATATAGAAGCTTTTATTAAAAAATTAAAGACACAAATAAATATTTCAATTCAAACTATTGATGAAAGATTAAGTAGTTTTATTGCTGAAGAAAATTTAAGAGAAGCTGGTCTTTCTAGTAAGGAAATAAAATCTAAGATAGATGTAGAAGCTAGCAGATTGTTGCTTGAGGAATACCTTAAACAAAATTCTTTAGAAAAAAAAGAAAAGATAAGGCTTTATTTAGGATATGCTCCAGGTAAAACAACAGCACTTAATGGAATTATATTAAGAGCTTTAGGTGCTAATTTAAAAGTAAAGATTATATTATTTTCAAAATGTCCAGAAAATACAAGCGAGTCAAAAATTTATGAAATACTAAAATTACAATTTCCATACCACTTTGATTTTTTCTTTGCAGGCACATCACGAATAAGAGATGATGGTAGTTTTAGGTTTTTTGGAGATCCAGACGGCTGGACACTTAATGATCAATTAAAACTTGATCAAGGCATAAAACAATTTTCAATAGATATAGCATCTGGTAAATATGACGTTCTCTGTATAGATGAAATTACAGATCTTCTTTATCATAAAGAACAAAGAATATCAGAAAAAATAGCTACACCAATTTTTAAATCCTTAAACCCTAAAACATCCCTTATAGTAACTGGACACTTATGTCCAGATTGGCTAGTAGACATGGCATCTACAGTTGTTAAAGGTAAAGCATACAAACATTACAAAGGATATACCAAAGGTATAGAGTGGTAG
- a CDS encoding glycosyltransferase family 2 protein — MHNTIKKVSIVIPTYNEETSLKVLLDELEDFLKSFQYNYEVVFVDDGSKDNSFSLLKEAALKNSNIKVIRLRRNYGQSAALLAAIDESIGDVIIPLDADLQNDPNDIPKLLNLIEEGYDLVSGWRKNRQDRTLDRKIPSMLANKLISWVTGIKLHDYGCSLKAYKRDVLHGVRLYGELHRFLPICASWNGAKVAEIEVNHRSRIFGKSKYGLNRTYKVVLDLLVLKFLSDFSTKPIYFFGGFSLSSFVFSFVLIMWSLYLKAFKNIDLDHTPLLIFASVFIIVGMQLLLMGILADLLMRTYFESQNKKTYQIKESVNVNEELPLGINR; from the coding sequence ATGCACAATACAATTAAAAAAGTTTCTATTGTCATACCTACATACAACGAAGAAACTAGTTTAAAAGTCTTGCTTGATGAGCTAGAAGATTTTTTAAAAAGTTTTCAGTACAACTATGAAGTGGTTTTTGTAGATGATGGGAGTAAGGACAATTCTTTTAGCCTCTTAAAAGAAGCAGCTTTAAAAAATTCAAACATAAAAGTAATAAGACTAAGAAGAAATTACGGTCAAAGTGCAGCTTTATTAGCAGCAATTGATGAGTCAATTGGTGATGTAATCATCCCACTTGATGCGGATTTACAAAACGATCCAAATGACATACCAAAGTTATTAAACTTAATTGAAGAAGGATATGACTTAGTAAGTGGCTGGAGAAAAAACAGACAGGATAGAACATTAGACAGAAAGATTCCTTCTATGCTTGCCAACAAATTAATTTCCTGGGTTACAGGAATAAAATTACATGATTATGGTTGTTCTTTAAAAGCATACAAAAGAGATGTTTTACATGGAGTTAGATTATATGGAGAGTTACACAGGTTCTTACCTATATGTGCCTCATGGAACGGAGCAAAAGTTGCTGAAATTGAGGTTAATCATAGATCAAGAATTTTTGGAAAATCAAAATATGGATTAAATAGAACTTATAAAGTTGTACTAGATCTTTTAGTACTAAAGTTTTTATCTGACTTTTCAACAAAACCAATTTACTTTTTTGGAGGATTTTCACTAAGTTCATTTGTATTTTCTTTTGTACTTATAATGTGGTCATTGTATTTAAAGGCCTTTAAAAATATTGATTTAGACCATACCCCACTTTTAATTTTTGCTAGTGTGTTTATTATTGTTGGAATGCAACTGTTACTTATGGGAATACTTGCTGACTTACTTATGAGAACATACTTTGAATCTCAGAACAAAAAGACTTACCAAATAAAAGAATCAGTAAATGTTAATGAAGAGCTACCCCTAGGGATAAATCGATGA
- a CDS encoding FHIPEP family type III secretion protein — protein sequence MYRKNLISEVIVGGVVFGLLLLILVPLPPWLMDISLATNISFAIVTLGIALYIARPLDYAVLPSVLLITTLLRLSLNIAVTRLILSQGYAGEVVNAFGQFVAGGNLVVGIIIFIIITVVQFIVVTKGAERIAEVSARFALDAMPGKQMSIDADFNAGLITSDQARQRRADLERESSFYGAMDGASKFIKGDAIAGIVITIVNITAGLTIGVTQRGLDLAQAANKYSLLTVGDALSAQVPALILSIAAGLIVTRSTSSAESLGQDIGTQIMNRPNALALASGLLFLIGFLPGLPTPAFIVLSLIVGSMAAYVFTQRAQALKATEEQAASEPKVNPSSPDMMYSLLEVDNLAIWVGRNLLDIADPARQGTLVPEIASLRHQLTLNLGYILPSVRIMDAPSLSPNEYRIVIRDTTVASSEAYPDRMLVLREYWDRIYSEPPPGALPGWDPALQEPAYWIDPDYLEQIDWQFPATPSVRVITAHLAEVTRRNIDELLTKADVKKILEQAKQRDSQIVDSLVPNLISLGDLRRVFVNLLKERVSVRDVQYILERLEDLCVGIKDPDLLSEKLRITLGRQICLEFATPEKQIYSMAFHPATERKLEESLQRVENNLVLILDPLQIQQLVTMISKASKRINERYGRKPVLICGPGLRLPLYRLLEQFDPHIHVLSYAELSPDFNVQVLETIGAEAQQTASAA from the coding sequence GTGTATAGAAAAAATCTTATAAGTGAAGTTATAGTTGGTGGAGTAGTATTTGGATTACTCTTACTAATACTTGTTCCATTACCTCCTTGGCTAATGGATATTTCATTAGCTACTAATATTTCTTTTGCAATTGTTACTTTAGGTATTGCTTTGTATATTGCAAGGCCACTTGATTATGCTGTTTTACCATCAGTACTTTTAATTACAACTTTATTACGTTTATCTTTAAACATTGCTGTTACAAGATTAATTTTGTCACAAGGCTATGCAGGAGAAGTTGTAAATGCTTTTGGACAATTCGTAGCAGGTGGAAACTTAGTAGTAGGTATCATTATCTTTATTATTATTACTGTTGTACAGTTTATTGTTGTTACTAAAGGTGCTGAAAGAATTGCTGAAGTATCAGCAAGATTTGCATTAGATGCAATGCCTGGAAAGCAAATGTCTATTGATGCAGATTTTAATGCAGGACTAATTACAAGTGATCAAGCAAGGCAACGAAGAGCAGACTTAGAAAGAGAATCTTCATTTTATGGAGCAATGGATGGTGCAAGTAAGTTTATAAAAGGAGATGCAATTGCAGGTATTGTAATAACTATTGTAAATATTACTGCAGGTTTAACTATTGGAGTTACACAAAGAGGTTTAGATCTTGCCCAAGCTGCAAATAAATATTCATTACTAACTGTTGGTGATGCACTATCTGCTCAAGTTCCTGCACTAATTTTATCTATTGCAGCTGGCCTTATTGTAACCAGATCTACATCAAGTGCTGAAAGTTTAGGACAAGATATTGGTACACAAATTATGAACAGGCCAAATGCATTAGCACTTGCATCCGGACTTTTATTTTTAATTGGATTTTTACCAGGTTTGCCAACTCCTGCTTTTATAGTTCTCTCATTAATCGTTGGCAGTATGGCTGCTTATGTTTTTACTCAAAGAGCACAAGCTCTAAAAGCAACAGAAGAACAAGCTGCATCTGAACCAAAAGTAAATCCAAGTAGTCCTGATATGATGTATTCATTATTAGAAGTAGACAATCTTGCTATTTGGGTTGGAAGAAATTTACTAGACATAGCAGACCCAGCCAGGCAGGGTACTCTTGTTCCTGAAATAGCCTCGCTTAGACACCAGCTAACTTTAAACCTTGGATATATTTTACCTTCAGTAAGAATTATGGATGCTCCAAGTTTAAGTCCAAACGAGTACAGGATTGTCATAAGAGATACAACTGTTGCTTCAAGTGAAGCTTATCCAGACAGGATGTTAGTGCTCAGGGAATATTGGGACAGGATTTATTCAGAACCACCTCCAGGCGCACTTCCTGGATGGGATCCAGCATTACAAGAACCAGCTTACTGGATTGATCCAGACTATCTTGAACAAATTGACTGGCAGTTTCCAGCAACACCATCAGTAAGAGTAATAACTGCCCACCTGGCCGAAGTTACAAGAAGAAATATTGATGAGCTTTTAACTAAAGCAGACGTAAAGAAAATACTTGAGCAAGCAAAACAAAGAGATTCACAAATAGTAGATAGTTTAGTACCAAACTTAATTAGCCTTGGTGACTTAAGACGTGTTTTTGTAAACTTACTTAAAGAAAGAGTTTCAGTTAGAGATGTTCAATATATTTTAGAACGCTTAGAAGATTTATGTGTTGGAATTAAAGATCCTGATCTTTTGTCAGAAAAATTAAGAATTACTTTAGGTAGACAAATTTGTCTTGAGTTTGCAACACCTGAAAAACAAATTTACTCAATGGCATTCCATCCAGCAACAGAACGTAAACTTGAAGAGTCATTGCAAAGAGTTGAAAATAATCTTGTCTTAATTTTAGATCCACTTCAAATTCAACAATTAGTTACAATGATTTCAAAAGCCTCTAAAAGAATTAACGAAAGATATGGTAGAAAACCAGTTTTAATTTGTGGGCCTGGTTTAAGACTGCCATTATACAGATTGCTTGAACAGTTTGATCCACACATACATGTTTTGTCTTATGCAGAGCTTTCTCCTGACTTTAATGTTCAAGTATTAGAAACAATTGGTGCTGAAGCTCAACAGACAGCATCAGCCGCATAA
- a CDS encoding FliI/YscN family ATPase, whose translation MKDLNREVQDLLSKNELRKWTGYVNKVVGLLLEAKLPGAMVGELCHVITDRGEIKASEVVGFRGETSLLLLLVDGAGVHQGSRIIQTGRPIEVLVGESLLGRVIDTFGKPIDGKELDGTLVPRALDAKPPEAYGRPRIDTVFATGIRAIDGLLTLGVGQRIGIFSGSGVGKSTTLGMIARYGDADVNVIALVGERGREVQDFIEVSLGEEGLKKSVVVVATSDQPAMLRVKCLSTATSIAEYFRDQGKNVLLMADSVTRLAMSARDVGLSVGEPPTMKGYTPSVFAMLPKILERSGRSKAGAITAIYTVLVEGDDFNEPIADAVRGILDGHIILSRTIAARNHYPSIDILNSVSRLFPELANKEHQEASAFIRNMMATYNSAEDLVAIGAYEKGSDPRIDKAILLKPVIDSFLQQGIYETSGFEETIKLLIDIYQQGK comes from the coding sequence ATAAAAGATTTGAATCGAGAAGTTCAAGACTTGCTTAGTAAGAACGAGCTTCGTAAGTGGACTGGTTATGTAAATAAAGTAGTTGGTTTACTTTTAGAAGCAAAACTTCCTGGTGCAATGGTTGGAGAATTATGTCATGTGATTACGGATCGTGGTGAAATAAAAGCTAGTGAAGTTGTTGGCTTCAGAGGAGAAACTTCACTCTTACTTTTATTAGTTGATGGTGCTGGTGTGCATCAAGGAAGCAGAATAATTCAAACAGGCAGACCAATAGAAGTACTTGTTGGGGAAAGTTTACTTGGACGTGTAATTGATACTTTTGGGAAACCAATAGATGGTAAAGAATTAGATGGAACTTTAGTACCAAGAGCTTTAGATGCAAAGCCACCAGAAGCTTATGGCCGCCCAAGGATTGATACAGTTTTTGCTACAGGTATAAGAGCTATTGATGGACTTTTAACTCTTGGTGTTGGACAAAGAATTGGAATATTTTCTGGCTCAGGAGTTGGAAAAAGTACTACCTTAGGTATGATTGCAAGATATGGAGATGCTGATGTTAATGTTATTGCACTAGTTGGTGAAAGAGGAAGAGAAGTTCAGGATTTTATTGAAGTAAGTTTAGGTGAAGAAGGTTTAAAAAAATCTGTTGTTGTTGTTGCTACATCAGATCAACCTGCAATGTTACGTGTTAAATGTCTTTCTACTGCAACTTCAATTGCAGAATATTTCAGGGATCAAGGGAAAAATGTTCTTCTTATGGCAGACTCAGTTACAAGACTTGCAATGTCAGCAAGAGATGTTGGCCTTTCAGTCGGTGAACCACCAACTATGAAAGGTTATACACCTTCTGTTTTTGCAATGCTGCCAAAAATATTAGAAAGATCAGGCAGATCTAAGGCAGGAGCAATTACAGCAATTTATACAGTACTTGTTGAAGGAGATGATTTTAATGAACCAATTGCTGATGCAGTTCGTGGAATATTAGATGGTCATATTATTTTATCTAGAACAATTGCAGCTAGAAATCATTATCCTTCTATAGACATTTTAAACAGTGTAAGCAGGCTTTTCCCAGAGTTAGCTAATAAGGAACATCAAGAAGCTAGTGCATTTATACGTAACATGATGGCTACTTACAATAGTGCTGAAGATTTAGTTGCAATTGGTGCATATGAAAAAGGCTCAGATCCTAGAATTGATAAAGCTATTTTATTAAAACCTGTAATAGATTCATTTTTACAACAAGGCATATATGAAACCTCCGGTTTTGAAGAAACAATAAAATTACTAATCGACATTTATCAACAAGGAAAATAA
- the adhE gene encoding bifunctional acetaldehyde-CoA/alcohol dehydrogenase: MRFATSEKSEKQENFIQEEFFPNVDELLLKARRACAVFTQYTQEQVDKIVLNVTKAAINHSKDFAKLAACETRMGLFEDKVLKNIVASEFLYHQIKDKKTVGVIKEIKDEKMVEVAEPIGVIGALTPVTNPTSTVIYKSLISLKTRNTIIFSPHLMSSKCVAYTAEILYKAALEAGAPEGCIGWLKRNSKLRKQTNYLMQHREVDLIFATGGTTMVKVAYSSGKPAIGVGSGNTPVYVHKSCDIASTAMDICISKTFDNGTECPSEQTLVVDKEIYDFLLNEFKKLNCYICTEEEMKKLTPTVIDIETEKMNYKFVGKEAHKIALASGFSVPKETKILLCEIDSFQKNHLLLQEKLMPVLGVLKATSEEDALDKCLLVNHAGGTGHTAGIFAKDEKVITKFQELINAGRIIVNQPTSLGGLGGFYNNLSTTLSFGCGTGGGNSTTDNVNIYNLLNIKRVPQRQIMSMWFRIPNQVHFNSGALSVLKTLDAKNAFIVTDNTMEKLGLLKRVIESLPPACNFKVFSEVEPEPSKDIIDKGLKYLTNFAPDYFIAFGGGSVIDACKAIRLFFECPDIKFEDLAVDFVDFRKRAINFPLLGKTRLVAIPTTSGTGSEVSPACVITDKKNNLKVSLFDYNLTPDIAIVDSELVKNLPIKATADTGIDAFTHALEAFVSIFSSDFTDALCLRAIKIINKWLPIAVENPNNLEARQKMHNAATLAGMAFSNASVGINHALAHALGAQFGIPHGRANAVFLLSTIDYNSGMPKKFMPFSNYRKYIAHEKYAEIARYLDCTEDNVKQLVNSLKEKVKDLLTKSLLPRCVSELGIKLNEYLAAIPDLVNKTINDLSLRTNPRMPLIEELEEIFKNAY, encoded by the coding sequence ATGAGATTTGCCACTAGTGAAAAAAGTGAAAAACAAGAAAATTTTATCCAGGAAGAATTTTTCCCAAATGTTGATGAGCTTCTCTTAAAAGCAAGACGTGCTTGTGCAGTTTTTACTCAATACACACAAGAACAAGTAGACAAAATAGTTCTTAATGTAACTAAAGCTGCAATTAATCATTCAAAAGATTTTGCAAAACTTGCTGCTTGTGAAACAAGAATGGGGTTATTTGAAGATAAAGTTTTAAAAAATATAGTTGCTAGTGAATTTTTATATCATCAGATTAAAGACAAAAAAACAGTAGGCGTAATTAAGGAAATTAAAGATGAAAAAATGGTTGAAGTTGCAGAACCAATTGGTGTTATTGGTGCTTTAACACCTGTTACAAATCCAACTAGTACAGTTATTTATAAATCTTTAATCTCATTAAAAACTAGAAATACAATTATTTTTAGTCCGCACTTAATGTCTAGTAAATGTGTTGCATACACAGCTGAAATTTTATATAAAGCAGCTTTAGAAGCAGGTGCACCAGAAGGTTGTATAGGCTGGTTAAAAAGAAATTCAAAACTTAGAAAACAAACAAATTATTTAATGCAGCATAGGGAAGTAGATCTAATTTTTGCAACAGGCGGAACTACAATGGTTAAAGTTGCATACAGTAGTGGAAAACCAGCTATTGGAGTAGGTTCCGGGAATACACCTGTTTATGTTCACAAATCTTGTGATATTGCAAGTACAGCTATGGATATTTGCATTTCAAAAACATTTGATAATGGTACTGAGTGTCCTTCTGAACAAACTCTAGTAGTTGATAAAGAGATCTATGATTTTTTACTAAATGAGTTTAAAAAATTAAATTGTTACATTTGTACAGAAGAAGAAATGAAAAAATTAACCCCTACTGTTATTGACATCGAAACTGAAAAAATGAATTATAAGTTTGTTGGAAAAGAAGCTCATAAAATTGCTTTAGCTAGTGGTTTTTCTGTACCTAAAGAAACAAAAATTTTACTTTGTGAGATAGATTCATTTCAAAAAAATCATCTTCTTTTACAAGAAAAATTAATGCCAGTCCTTGGAGTTTTAAAAGCCACTTCAGAAGAAGATGCATTAGATAAATGCTTGCTTGTAAACCATGCTGGAGGTACAGGTCATACAGCAGGTATTTTTGCAAAAGATGAAAAAGTAATTACAAAGTTTCAAGAACTAATTAATGCTGGAAGAATTATTGTTAACCAGCCAACTTCACTTGGAGGACTTGGGGGTTTTTATAATAATCTTTCTACTACTTTAAGTTTTGGTTGTGGAACAGGTGGTGGTAATAGTACTACCGACAATGTTAATATCTATAACCTCTTAAATATAAAAAGAGTTCCTCAAAGACAAATCATGTCAATGTGGTTTAGAATCCCAAATCAAGTTCATTTTAACTCAGGAGCATTATCAGTACTAAAAACGTTAGATGCTAAAAATGCTTTTATTGTAACTGACAACACAATGGAAAAATTAGGCCTGTTAAAAAGAGTAATTGAAAGTTTACCACCTGCTTGTAATTTTAAAGTCTTTAGTGAGGTAGAACCAGAACCTAGTAAAGATATTATTGACAAAGGCTTAAAATATCTTACAAATTTTGCACCAGATTATTTTATTGCATTTGGTGGTGGTTCAGTAATTGATGCTTGTAAAGCAATTAGATTATTTTTTGAGTGCCCGGATATAAAATTTGAAGACCTGGCAGTTGATTTTGTTGATTTTAGAAAACGAGCAATTAATTTCCCCTTACTTGGAAAAACAAGGTTGGTTGCAATACCTACTACAAGTGGAACTGGCAGTGAAGTTAGTCCGGCATGTGTTATCACTGATAAAAAAAATAATTTAAAAGTATCTCTTTTTGATTACAATTTAACACCTGATATAGCAATTGTTGATTCCGAGTTAGTAAAAAATTTACCAATAAAAGCCACAGCAGACACAGGAATTGATGCATTTACTCATGCATTAGAAGCTTTTGTTTCAATTTTTTCATCAGACTTTACTGATGCACTTTGCTTAAGAGCAATAAAAATAATAAACAAATGGTTGCCAATTGCTGTAGAAAATCCAAACAACTTAGAAGCAAGACAAAAAATGCATAATGCAGCAACTTTAGCAGGTATGGCATTTAGCAATGCTTCTGTTGGAATTAATCATGCACTTGCACATGCTTTAGGTGCACAATTTGGCATACCACATGGTAGAGCAAATGCAGTATTTCTTTTAAGTACAATTGACTACAATTCTGGAATGCCAAAAAAATTCATGCCTTTTTCTAATTACAGAAAATATATTGCACATGAAAAATATGCTGAGATAGCAAGATATCTTGATTGTACAGAAGACAATGTAAAACAACTAGTAAATTCATTAAAAGAAAAGGTAAAAGATCTTCTTACAAAATCACTTTTACCAAGGTGTGTTTCAGAGTTAGGAATAAAATTAAATGAATACTTAGCAGCTATTCCAGACTTAGTAAATAAAACTATAAATGATCTAAGTTTAAGAACAAATCCACGAATGCCACTTATAGAAGAATTAGAGGAAATTTTTAAAAATGCTTATTAG
- a CDS encoding Fic family protein yields the protein MLKQRFDNRISNLPSSIWSKIAKIDELKGRWLGGVNLNPQILGRLKKSVLVTSTGASTRIEGAKLTDKDIEKLLRGLSMQKFSDRDKQEVKSYYELLENIFNSWETIGFSESAIKHFHKELLKYVEKDKLHRGEYKKTENKVLMINEAGESVGILFNTTSAYLTPKEMLELVEWTKESLKSESFHPLLVTGNFIVEFLQIHPFQDGNGRISRILTNLLLLRAGYLYMPYVSHEKIIEDNKPDYYLALRKTQKTFKTKRENILPWLDFFFDVLLEQSNQAISLLSEDNIEVILSEKQMKVWQFIQKQGEVTPLMIESKLKIPRPTVNQILTKLLDLKRVNRIGMGRATRYQI from the coding sequence ATGCTAAAACAAAGGTTTGACAATAGAATAAGTAATTTACCATCTTCAATATGGTCAAAAATAGCTAAGATTGATGAACTAAAAGGTAGATGGTTAGGTGGGGTCAATTTAAATCCTCAAATACTTGGAAGACTAAAAAAGTCAGTCCTAGTTACATCAACTGGTGCATCTACAAGGATTGAAGGAGCAAAATTAACAGACAAAGACATAGAAAAACTTCTTAGGGGTCTTTCAATGCAAAAATTCTCTGACAGAGATAAGCAAGAAGTAAAAAGCTATTATGAACTTTTAGAAAATATATTTAATTCTTGGGAAACCATCGGGTTTAGTGAAAGTGCAATTAAGCATTTTCATAAAGAACTTCTAAAATATGTTGAAAAAGATAAATTACACAGAGGTGAATATAAGAAAACTGAAAATAAAGTTCTAATGATAAATGAAGCTGGAGAATCAGTAGGAATATTATTTAATACTACATCAGCTTATTTAACCCCAAAAGAAATGCTTGAGTTAGTTGAATGGACAAAAGAAAGTTTAAAAAGTGAGTCTTTTCATCCGCTTTTAGTAACAGGAAATTTCATAGTAGAGTTTCTTCAAATACACCCATTCCAAGATGGTAATGGAAGGATTTCTAGAATATTAACTAATTTACTTCTTTTAAGAGCAGGATATTTATACATGCCTTATGTTTCACATGAAAAGATAATTGAAGACAACAAACCTGATTATTATTTGGCTTTAAGAAAAACTCAAAAGACTTTTAAAACTAAGAGGGAAAATATATTGCCTTGGTTAGATTTCTTTTTTGACGTTTTGCTTGAACAGTCTAATCAAGCAATTAGTTTACTTTCAGAAGATAATATAGAAGTTATTCTTTCAGAGAAACAAATGAAAGTTTGGCAGTTTATTCAAAAACAAGGGGAAGTTACACCACTTATGATAGAAAGTAAACTTAAGATTCCTAGACCTACAGTAAATCAAATACTCACCAAGTTGCTAGATTTAAAAAGAGTTAACAGAATTGGTATGGGAAGAGCAACAAGATATCAAATATGA